From the Myxococcales bacterium genome, the window GGCGCGCCGCCCCGGGCATCGAGACCGTTGGCGGCGACCAGCAACTTCTCGTGCTGGATCAGGCCGTAGTAGCGCTCGGCGATGGACGCGAGGGTGTCGCCCTTCTGCACCACGTGGGTGAACCCGCGAGCTTCGGTGCTCAGGCCCGACAGGGCAGCGGCGGTGAGTAGAACGAGGAGCTTGGAGCGGCGCATCCGGTCTGGTTCGGGAGCTTAACCCGGAGGTCCGAGCCGCGCTCAGGCCCCCGGCGCGTCGGGCACTTTGGCCGGTTCGAGGGCGCTCTCGAGCAGGCGTTCGAGCTCGGCGGCACTGCTCGGCCTGTCGTCCGGGCGCTTCGCGAGGCAGGCCAAGACCGCACGCTCCAGCCGCTCGGGCAGATCGAGATCGGGTCTCTGAGCCGAGAGCGGCTCCGGGTCTTGCCGCTGATGCAAGGTCAACAGATCACGGCGATGCGCCACCCTGAAGGGCAGGCTCCCGGACAAGGCCTCGTACATCACGACACCGACGGAGTAGAGGTCGGCGCGTCCGTCGAGCTCCGCGCCCACACACTGTTCGGGCGACATGTACTCCGGTGTCCCCAGGGTGAAACCCTGCTGCGTGATGGACTCGGCCTGAGCCAGCTTGCTCATGCCAAAGTCGAGGAGCTTCACGTCGCCATCGTCACACAGGAAGATGTTTCCGGGTTTCATGTCTCGATGCACGATCCCGAAGGTGTGCGCGGCGTGGAGCGCGCGGCAGACCTTGCTGAACACGTCCACTGCCTCTTCCGGATTCAGCGGGCCGATGGATTTGACCCGGCGCGCCAGGGTCATGCCGTGCAGCAACTCCATGACCACGTAGATGGAGCCGTCTGGCATCTGATCGAGGTCCAGCACCTTGACGATGTTCGGATGCTCTACGAACACTTGAACGCGGGCCTCCCGGCGCAGGCGAGCCACCTCGCCGGCGTCTTCCGCCGCGGCACCCCGCAGCACCTTGACTGCGACGTGCGAGCCGATGGTCAGGTGTTCGGCGGCGTAGACCGTCCCGATGCCACCGACGGCGATGCGCTGCCGGATGCGGTATTTCCCGCCCAGCACGACGCCGACCAGATCGCCGGGTGTGGTGCCGAACGCACCCTTCAGCTCGAGCCCGCGCTCGAGGGCCGAGATGCGGTGTTTCTCCAGCACGCGCGCGGCGTGTTCGTTGGCCACACGGTGCTGCAACAGACCGACCAGCACACCCAGTCCCCCGCCCACGACGCCGGCGATGCCTGCGGCCAGAGCACTCCCCGAGAGCGCCACACTGCCCGCCGAGAGGGTTGCGCCCAAGCCCGCGGCAAGCGGCACGTTTCGCCTGCGGGCGATCGGCTGCCAGGTCACGACGTAACTGCAGCTCGCGTCACCTCGCGCCAAGCAGGACACATGCGCAATGTCGGCATCCGGGCGGCCCCACAGTCGAGGCAGCGCAGCCAGCTCGGAGCGGCGGAGGGTACACAGAAGGGCGTCGCGCTCCTCTTCGCTGCCGTCTTCCCGAGGGCGATAGCTGATCGCTGCGCGGCCGCCGCTGGCGCGATCGAGCGTGAAGGTCCCCACGCGAGTCGACTCGCCGGCGTGGGCGCAGAAGTACTCGTAGGCCTCTGGCAACGTGGAGGCGACTCGCAGCATGCGCACGTAGCCGCCGAGCGCCTGGGGATGAGTCGCCCATTGTCCGCGCTTCTCGAGGGCGGGCTCCCCGAGGGCGCTGCCGAGCGCCGCGAGCGCACGGGTGGTGGCGGCGACGGACAGCCAAGCGCTGTCGTCATCCAGGCTTTGCTCGGTGAGCCCGAGGCCGAGCACGAGCTGCTGGCAGGCGTCGTCGCCCTTCTCGGAGCGGAGACGCAGGAAATAGGGACGCAAGAGCGTCGCCCGAAGCTCCTCTTTGCCCCCGCCCGGAGGCGGCAGGCTTCCGAAGGACTTGCCGCTCCGGTCCTCGGACATCGGCCCGAGTGTATCAGCAGCTTTTTCAGGGCATTGTCCGGGAAGAGCGCCGGAGCCCGAGCCCGCTGAAACTTTTGGCCGCCTCGGACGTCGGTAGCTGTCACGCGGCTGCCCTCTCGGGCGCCTGGAGGGTTGTCGATGAGACTGAAGACGGTCGGTGTTTTGGCGGCGCTCGGGATGCTCGGGACCAGCGCCAGTGTTTGGTCATTCACTGCCCAGGCGGCGCGCAGCCCCAAGGTCTCTCCGGAGATCACGCTGACCACGCCGCCGCCGGCGGTGGCCGTCGAAGCGAGCTTCCGCGCCGAGGGCCTCCTGACCCTCGAGGCACGCCTTGGGCAAGCGAAGGTCCGCGCCGACGCGCCGGGTGAGGCCCTGCTCTTGGCCTCGGTCGGCGCAAAGAGCGACGCAGGCGCAGCCGCCGCACCGTTGAACCTAGCCGTCGTGATCGATCGCTCGGGCTCGATGAAGGGCAAACGCTTGAAGAACGCCCTCGATGCCGCGCGCGCAATGGTGCGCCGGCTGCGTGATGGTGACGTGCTGAGTGTCGTGGCCTACGCCGCTACCACCGAGACCATCGTGCCTTCGACCAGCATCGACAGCGCGAGCCGTGAGCGCGCGCTCCAGGCGATCGATGGCATCCGGGCCAATGGTGAGACGTGCATCTCGTGTGGCATCGACGCCGCCATGGCGGCGCTGCGTGCTCGAAGCGGCATGCTGATGCGGATCTTGCTCTTGTCGGACGGAGAAGCCACCAGCGGCGTGCGCGACATCGAAGGGTTTCGCCGCATCGCCGGCAATGCCCGCAGCATGAACTGCGCGATTAGCTCCATCGGGGTCGACACCGAATACAACGAACGCGTGCTGGCTGCGCTCGCCCTCGACTCGAACGGGCAGCACTACTTCGCGGAGACCGCGAATGAGCTCCAGCGTGCGTTCGACCGCGAGCTCGCGTCTCTGGTGAAGACCGTGGCGCGCGACGCGGAGATCGAGCTGAAGCTCGCCCCGGGTGTGGAGGTCGAGAAGGTCTTCGACCGCAGCTTCCGCCAGGACGGCAACCGGGTGTTCGTCTCGATGGGTGCTTTTTCCCAGGGTGAAAACAAGACCTTGCTCGTGAAGTTGCGCCTGCCGAAGGGCCCCGAGGGCGAAATCCGCGTGGCGGACGTGGCGCTGAAATCTCTCGACTCGGCCACAGGCAGTCGCCTCGAGTCGTCGGGCCAGCTCTCGGCGACCCGCACCCTCGCCAGCATCGACCCGAACCTGGATCCCGCCGTCTCGGCGCGGCTCAATCGCACAGGCACCGCTGACGCGATCGAAGCAGCCAACCAGCTCTTCAACTCCGGCGACGCCGAGGGCGCGCGCAAACGCTTGCAACAGAAGATCGACGAGGTCGACCGCGCCAAGAAGACCGCGGAGGCGCAGGGGGCTCGAGGAGGTGCAGTGAGCGGCGACTTCAAACGTCAAGCCGAGGAGCTGAACAAAGCGGACGAGCGCCTCGAGAAGGCGCCCGCCGCCGCCAAACCGGGGCAAGCGCCCAGTGACACTCAGGCTGGCAAGAGCGGAGTTCGGCGCAACATGGAGATGGCGAACCCGTTCCGGCTCTGAGCCACGACGTCAGTTGCTCCGCGGGAGCACCGCGCCCGTGGCCTTCTCGAGCGGGACGAGCACTCGGTCGAGCGTGGGGAAGCGCACCGCGAACAGGATCCAGGAGACCACGAAGAAGGGCAGGAAGAACTGCGGTGGGTGTCCTTGGAATCCGAGGACGAAACCAAACAGCGCCACGGACTCGCTGAGCGCGCAGCCCAGGATGAGCCCAGTCTGATATGCCATGAAGGCGGCTTTCTCCGCGGCCTTGGCATTGGCAAAGACACGCCGCTTCGGTGCGTCGCGATCCGGGATGATGCTCGAAGCGTTCGGATCCGCCGCTTCCGCCAGCTCGAGCTTGTTCTGAGCGAGCGCGTTCCG encodes:
- a CDS encoding serine/threonine protein kinase; translated protein: MSEDRSGKSFGSLPPPGGGKEELRATLLRPYFLRLRSEKGDDACQQLVLGLGLTEQSLDDDSAWLSVAATTRALAALGSALGEPALEKRGQWATHPQALGGYVRMLRVASTLPEAYEYFCAHAGESTRVGTFTLDRASGGRAAISYRPREDGSEEERDALLCTLRRSELAALPRLWGRPDADIAHVSCLARGDASCSYVVTWQPIARRRNVPLAAGLGATLSAGSVALSGSALAAGIAGVVGGGLGVLVGLLQHRVANEHAARVLEKHRISALERGLELKGAFGTTPGDLVGVVLGGKYRIRQRIAVGGIGTVYAAEHLTIGSHVAVKVLRGAAAEDAGEVARLRREARVQVFVEHPNIVKVLDLDQMPDGSIYVVMELLHGMTLARRVKSIGPLNPEEAVDVFSKVCRALHAAHTFGIVHRDMKPGNIFLCDDGDVKLLDFGMSKLAQAESITQQGFTLGTPEYMSPEQCVGAELDGRADLYSVGVVMYEALSGSLPFRVAHRRDLLTLHQRQDPEPLSAQRPDLDLPERLERAVLACLAKRPDDRPSSAAELERLLESALEPAKVPDAPGA
- a CDS encoding VWA domain-containing protein translates to MRLKTVGVLAALGMLGTSASVWSFTAQAARSPKVSPEITLTTPPPAVAVEASFRAEGLLTLEARLGQAKVRADAPGEALLLASVGAKSDAGAAAAPLNLAVVIDRSGSMKGKRLKNALDAARAMVRRLRDGDVLSVVAYAATTETIVPSTSIDSASRERALQAIDGIRANGETCISCGIDAAMAALRARSGMLMRILLLSDGEATSGVRDIEGFRRIAGNARSMNCAISSIGVDTEYNERVLAALALDSNGQHYFAETANELQRAFDRELASLVKTVARDAEIELKLAPGVEVEKVFDRSFRQDGNRVFVSMGAFSQGENKTLLVKLRLPKGPEGEIRVADVALKSLDSATGSRLESSGQLSATRTLASIDPNLDPAVSARLNRTGTADAIEAANQLFNSGDAEGARKRLQQKIDEVDRAKKTAEAQGARGGAVSGDFKRQAEELNKADERLEKAPAAAKPGQAPSDTQAGKSGVRRNMEMANPFRL